The Deinococcus arcticus sequence CTGCGCCTTCTACCGCACCCGCCGTCAGAAAGACAGTTACACCCTGGATTTTGAGACGATCAGCGCCAAGATCCGCGAGCTGGAAGCGGTGGGCGGCACCCGCATTCTGCTGCAGGGCGGCGTGAACCCCGAGCTGGACCTGGACTACTACACCGGGCTGCTGCGCCACGTCAAAGCCAACCACCCCACCATCCGCATAGACGCTTTCTCGCCCGAAGAAGTACTGTTCATGGAAAAGACCTTTGGCCTGAACCTGGACGCGCTGCTCGATACCTTGATTGAGGCGGGCCTGGACGGTCTGCCCGGCGCGGGCGGCGAGATTCTGGAAGACGACGTGCGCGCGGGAGCGGCGCCTGCCCGCATTCGCAGCGACGACTGGTTCCGCATCATTGACGCGGCGCAGCGCAAGGGGCTGTACACCATTGCCACCATGGTGATTGGCTTCGGGGAAACGTATGCCCAGCGCGCCGCGCACCTCGTCAAGATCCGCGACCAGCAGGACCGGGCGCGGCGTGACTACGGCGGCAACGGGTTTTCGGGCTTTGCCATGTGGACCCTGCAGACCGAGCACACCCGCCTGCACGGCAAGGCGCCGGGCGCCACTGCCCACGAGTACCTGCAGCAACTGGCCATTGCCCGCATTGCGCTGGACAACATAGAGAATATTCAGGCGTCGTGGCCTGCGCAGGGCTTCAAGGTGGCGCAGGCCGCGCTGTACTACGGGGCCAACGACCTGGGCAGCACCATGCTGGAAGAGAACGTGGTATCGGCCGCTGGCGGGCATGGCCGCCACCGCGCCACCGTGCGCGAGCTGATTCGTATTGCCGTGGACGCCGGCTTTACCCCGGCGATCCGCAACAGCCGCTTTCAGATTATTGAGTGGCCGGATGCGGAAGCGGTACTGAGCCGCGCCGAAGACAACCCGGAAGCGGCGCGGGCCGTGGGCGCAGGTTAGGCTGGCCGCCGCGCTGGGCTACGCCGCGCCGGAGTAAGGTTCGTCGGGGGCCTGGCCGTCGCGTTCCAGTTGCCGTTCCAGATCGCTCAGGGCGCGTGCGTACAGTTCGGGGCCCACTTCGGGCAGCATGGCCAGTTCCAGCGCGGCGTCTTGCAGCGAGCCGTGCTGGCTGCTGTGGTGCCACCCCGCTCCTTCAGCGTGCAGCAGCACCAGACCGGCGCGGATCAGGATCCGAACGCGGCCCGTGTCCGTCCGCGTGTCGCTGAAGTGACGGGTAATACTCATGGGGTCAGCATACGCCCGCTGTATGACGAATTTCATACGCCATTATGATGAGTTCTCAACTTTCGGTCAGGTTCAGTCAGACTGGACAGGAGAGAGGAGGGGCTGGAAAGGGCGGTCTGGCCGGCTCTTTTAACTTTCTGGCGCATGGGTCACCTCTCCCGGGCTGGGGGAAGTGGCTCAAGGCTGCGGCACCATCGGCTCCAGCTGAAGGGGGCCAGCGAAGGGCCCCCGCCGGGCCAGAGACGACCAGCCAGCGGGGGCACCCATACCGTTTGCTTTCTCTGTTGTGCCCCGGCGAACGTGCTCCAGGCAGACAGAATGAAGCCCGGCTCAGTGGCGGGGCGGCCCACCGGGGTTTTTCTGCTCGGCGCGGCGGCGCAGTTCCGAGGCCAGATCCGAGAAGTCCTGGGCGCCGGGCAGCACGCGGCGCGAGTCACGTTTGGCCTCCTGTACCACCTTCACCTGATCGCGCCGGGAATCCGGCAGGCCCAGGGCGCGGCGCTGAAAGTAGTTCTGGGCCAGGCGCCCCAGGGCAAAGGTCCAGCCGTACACCGCCGGGGCCGTGATGAGGCCGCCGATCACCGGCAGGGCCAGCTTGGCCAGCCCGCGCATGACCTGCCGGGCCGCCATGCCATAGGCGATGGTCACCCCGATTTCCCGCGCGATTTCCAGCGAGCGCTCCGGCGTGATGTCAAAGCCGTAGATCT is a genomic window containing:
- the mqnC gene encoding cyclic dehypoxanthinyl futalosine synthase, with product MTAPLPGTALLDRATHERLTPGEIEALYHLPLPEVAAAAHHLRLTRRDPHTVTFLIDRNINYTNICNVGCNFCAFYRTRRQKDSYTLDFETISAKIRELEAVGGTRILLQGGVNPELDLDYYTGLLRHVKANHPTIRIDAFSPEEVLFMEKTFGLNLDALLDTLIEAGLDGLPGAGGEILEDDVRAGAAPARIRSDDWFRIIDAAQRKGLYTIATMVIGFGETYAQRAAHLVKIRDQQDRARRDYGGNGFSGFAMWTLQTEHTRLHGKAPGATAHEYLQQLAIARIALDNIENIQASWPAQGFKVAQAALYYGANDLGSTMLEENVVSAAGGHGRHRATVRELIRIAVDAGFTPAIRNSRFQIIEWPDAEAVLSRAEDNPEAARAVGAG
- a CDS encoding YcjF family protein; its protein translation is MLPPLVKQVLDNFNLDVDPSLSREENAEEVIKSAALLSGAIAVEPIPFADMLLITPVQGKMVLHIGKIYGFDITPERSLEIAREIGVTIAYGMAARQVMRGLAKLALPVIGGLITAPAVYGWTFALGRLAQNYFQRRALGLPDSRRDQVKVVQEAKRDSRRVLPGAQDFSDLASELRRRAEQKNPGGPPRH